In Hahella sp. HNIBRBA332, the genomic window GCCAGCAAGAAATTATCCTCCGAAGATATTCTGGACGCCGCCCGCACCCAGGCGGGAATGTCCGCCCTCGCCTGCAAGGCCGCCGCGGCGCAGATTGAAGAAAGTCAGGCTGTCGTCGCACTGCAGGCCGCACATTTGGAGCGCAGCGCGTTACGGGCGCCGTTCAGCGGCGTCATTGCGGAAATCAACGGAGAGATCGGCGAATATGTAACGCCTTCCCCACCCGGCGTACCCACTCCTCCCGCCGTCGATCTGATTGACGATAGCTGCCTGTACGTGCGCGCTCCCATAGATGAAGTCGACACTGCGCGCATTAAAGTGGGCATGCCCGCACGCGTGACGCTGGACGCCTTTCGTGGCCGCGCGCTGCTGGCGGTGGTGACGCGGGTCGCGCCTTATGTGCAGGAGTACGAAAAGCAGGCCCGCACCGTCGATGTGGAAGTGGAAATCAGTGAATTCCCCGAAGACATGAACTTACTGGTCGGCTACAGCGCGGACATCGAGATCATTATCGATAGCCGGGACAATGTGTTGCGCATCCCCACCGAGATGATTCTGGAAGGTGACGCCGTCCTGAAATTCGACCCGAATGACCACAGTCTGCATAAAGTCACCTTCCAAGGCGGCATCGGCAATTGGGTGTACACGGAGGTGGTAAGCGGCTTGAACGAGGGCGACCGCGTCCTCTCCGCGCTGGACCAGGAAGGGGCGGAAGATGGCGTGCAGGTGCGTCCGCAACCATGAGCGTCGCTAACCGTTCGGCAACGTCCTCATCACCCTCAAAACCGGCGGAGCCTGTCGTCGCGTTGCATGAGATCAATCGGCATTTCCAACTTGGCGAGCAGACCGTCAAGGCTCTGGATGCAGTCAGCCTTGAGCTGCTGGCCGGCGATTACGTTTCCGTGATGGGGCCTTCTGGTTCTGGTAAATCCACTCTGCTGAATATTCTCGGATTACTGGATCGACCGGACGCCGGCGCCTATCTGTTGAACGGAGAACCCACTCAGTACCTCAACGAGGAAAAACGGGCGCGTTTACGTCAGCAGAATATCGGATTCGTATTTCAGTCCTACCATCTTATCCCCCGCATGAGCGCACGGGAGAATATTGAGTTGCCGCTGATTCTCGCCGGCGCGGCGCCGAAAGAACGCGCACGCATGGTGTCTGAAATGCTGGAGCGACTGGGCCTGACCGCCCGCGCCAGTCACCTGCCCAATCAGCTGTCCGGTGGGCAACGACAACGAGTCGCCATCGGCAGAGCCATCATCATGAAGCCCAAGCTGCTCCTCGCAGATGAGCCAACAGGAAACCTGGACACCCAGTCCGGCGCTGACGTCGTCACTTTACTGGAAGAGTTGAACGCTCAGGACATTACTCTGGTGGTGGTCACTCATGATGTCGAGCTGGGCAAACGCGCCAAGCGTCAGCTGCGAATGGTGGATGGCCGCATTCAGAGCGACCTGCGCCAAAACGGTGTGAGCGATTAGCCATGCGCGCCGTGGACTTAGCCCGCTTCAATATCCAGGTCATGATCGGGCATCGTTTTCGCACTCTCATGTTAATGATCGCGCTCATTATTGGCGTGGCGGCGGTCAATCTGCTGACCGGGCTGGGAGAAGGCGCACGTTTGTTTGTTTTGGGCGAGTTCAGCTTTCTCGGCAAAAACACGCTGATCATCATGCCGGGAAAAAAAGAAACCACTGGCGGCATGCCGCCGATAACCGGCGAAGCGCCACGCGATCTGACCTTGGAGGACATGCAGGCCCTGAAGCGACTTTCCGCGATCAACCGCACCGCGCCGCTTATCGCTGGCATGGCGGAGCTGTCTTATCAAAGCCGACTGCGGGAAAGTTTTGTGGTGGGAACTACCCATGACTTTTTTGCGATCCGCAAACTAAGCCTGTTGCAAGGACGGGCGCTGCCGACGGGGGACCCGACATTCGCCGATGCGGTCTGCGTGCTGGGACAAACGCTTAAACGAGAGCTCTTCGGCCCTGAGCCCGCTCTGGGTCAATGGGTGCGCGCCGGCGACCGCCGCTTTCGAGTGATCGGCATCCTGGAGAGCAAAGGCGTTGCTATGGGCCTGAACTTTGATGAAGCGATGCTGATCCCCGTCGCCAGCGCCCAGATGCTATTCAATCAGGAAGGGTTGTTCCGACTGTTTGCGGAAGTCCGCTCCGAGCGGGAACTCACGCCCACCCGCAACGCCATCCTCAGCATCATCAAGGAAAGACACGACGGCGAGGAAGATGTCACGTTGATCACGCAAGACGCTTTGCTCTCTTCATTCGACGAAATTCTGCGCACACTGACGCTGGCGGTAGGCGGTATCGCCGGCATCAGTCTGGCCGTGGCGGGAGTGCTGATTATGAACGTCATGCTGATCAGCGTCAGTCAACGCACGGCGGAAATTGGGCTGCTGAAAGCGCTTGGCGCCAGCGCCGCCACTGTGCGCCGGCTATTTCTGAGCGAAGCGTTATTGCTGGCGATAATTGGCAGTTTGATCGGGCTCTTGATAAGCGAGTCCTTATTGGCGGCGGGCCGCCTGCTCTACGACCAGATTCCGTTGGGCTCGCCGCTATGGGTGAAGCTTGCGGCGGTGGGCGTTGCGATTGTCACCGCCCTGCTATTCGCCTATCTGCCCGCCCGCAAGGCCGCCGCCCTGGCGCCCGTCGAAGCGCTGACGCACAAGCAAGGCCCCTGAAATGAAAGCGCCGGATTTACTGAAAATGGTGACCCGCACCATCAGCTTTGGCCGCACCCGCGCGGTGCTCACGTCACTCGGCATCACCATCGGCATCGCCGCAGTTGCCTTGCTCACCTCCATCGGAGAAGGCGTGCGCAGCTATGTGATGGATGAGTTCTCCCAGTTTGGCGCTCGTATCATCGCGATTAACCCGGGTAAAAACGTAACTGGCGGTATGGGAGGCATTCTCAGCACGGTGCGTCCTCTCTCATTACAAGACGCGGAGGCCCTGCGCCAAGCGCCTTATGTGGAATATGTGGTGCCGGTGGTGCAAGGGGCCGGCGCTATTGAGTACAAACAGCGCACCCGCAATGTGGATATCTTCGGAGTCAGCGCGGATATGCCCGCAGCCTGGCGCTTCGCCGTGGCGCAGGGCCGCTTTTTGCCCCGCAACAACGATGCGCGCTCCAGCCCTTATGCAGTCATCGGCCACAAGGTTAAACAGGAGCTGTTTCAAGGTGAAAGCCCATTGGGTCAGCTTATCCGCATCGGCGGCATGCGCTTTCGCGTAATTGGAGTGATTGAACCCAAGGGGGATATGCTGGGATTCGACCTTGACGACACCGCTTACATCCCCGCCGACTTGGCGCTGGACCTCTTCAACCGCGAGGGCCTGATGGAAATTGACGTCATTTTCTCCCCCGCCACAGATTCCACTTACATGTCCGCCCTTATTAAAAAGATGTTGATTCAACGCCACGGTCGCGAGGATTTTACGTTGATCACACAGGATCAAATGCTCACCAGTCTAAACAGCATTTTATCGGTATTGACGCTTGCCGTCGGTCTGCTGGGCTCTATTTCCCTGTTGGTCGGCGGCGTCGGCATTCTCACCACCATGACCACCAGCGTGCGGGAACGCACCAGCGAAATCGGTCTGTTGCGGGCTCTGGGCGCCACCCGCGCGCAAGTGCTGAGTCTGTTCCTGGCGGAGGCTGTCACGCTTTCGACAATAGGCGGGATATGCGGACTGCTGCTCATGGGCGGGGTCACGGCGCTGACTTTTCTGTTCGCTCCCGAGTTCCCTATCCGCCCCCATGCGCCGTTTCTGTTGATCGCGTTATTACTGTCTTCGCTGATTGGGCTTATCGCGGGCGTCGTCCCGGCGCTACAGGCTTCGCGTCTGAATCCTATCGACGCCCTCAGAACAGAGTAAACGCCACTAAATCTGCGACATCAGATCTAGCGGGTCGTACCAGAGTTCTTTGCGACGCACTGGCGTCTCCTTCGGCAAAAACGGGTTTTTGATGACAAAAGCGCGACGCTCGGACAAATGTGCTTTATTAATTGAATCGCCATGATGCTTGAGGAATATCTGATCAAACGTCTTATCGGCGATCATGATATTCAAACCCCGCTCAATGCGTTCAGCGAGTTTGGCGTTCTGCCTGGAGACAAAGAAATAGTAAGGCCAGGGATAGTAAATCAGCGTGCGCTGCTCAATCTGTATCTGCGACAAATAATCCCGCCGGGCCTGGTATTCAGCGAAAATCTCGTTCACGCCCCGGGGAAAATGATCAAACCGGCGTTGCGCCAGCATCTTGAACAAGCCTTCGTAGCTACTGGCCGTCACTACCTGAAAGCCGTTCTTCTCATAAACCTGGATATCTCCCCACCCCAAGCCCTGTCCAATGCTTAATAAACGCAGATCGGAGAGATTTTCGAGGGCGTCGAATTTGGCCTGAGTTTCCTCTGTGATCAAGCTGATGCGATAACCGAGTAGCCCTTTGCGCAAGGGAATGCGGATGGGGCGCATCAAACGCTCTTTCTCATCCGAGGTGGAACTCCAGGCCACATTAAGAACGGATGAGCCTCTATCCAACTCCGCAAGATAGCGGGCTTCACTCATCGCCAGCGGCGTCTCCTCCAACGAATAAGGTCCGTATTGATCCACCGTTTTATCCAGGGAGACTTTCAACATCTCCACCAAGTCGATAAACCGGGTGTCCTGCAGGGATTCAGAGGCGGGGAAAATGACTTTCAACGGCCCGGCGGCCCAGGCGACCTGACAGGCGAAAAAGGCGATTCCAACGATGATTAACTTCATAACGGAGCCCCATCATGAAATGCAGATGGCGTTTATCCTTAAGCTTAGCAAAGCCTGGCGAGCAGTCACGCCTCCCAGGCTCCCCCCCCTTTCTTACGCAACTTTTTCTTTGGCGAGAAGCCGGCTGGCTTGGAGCCAAGCCACTGCGTAAATTCCTGCACTTCAGGCAGCGCCCGCAGGCTTTCAAGACTGTTGTAGTGGACCGCCAGCTCAGATTCAGACTTCAATCCATGAATGAAGCTATGACAAGGGCGACAGACCCAGACAATGGCCTTATTGAGATAATCCCGATCATAATGACGGCGAATATTTTTTTTGCCGTGCAGCGTCTTCGGAATCAAATGATGGCGAGTCAGAGACGGGACTTCGCGACGACACAGCTGGCAGCCGTCAATGTCACG contains:
- a CDS encoding efflux RND transporter periplasmic adaptor subunit: MKKALITLIAAALILGLGYWKWRPKPLQAPLHTLSKGAVESTVANTRAGAVRACQRSKLSMPTGGAVSALHVKAGDRVESGQLLLELWNKDLRALYDQARAGLSIAEQKKAEVCFGAERDQRELQRQQTLASKKLSSEDILDAARTQAGMSALACKAAAAQIEESQAVVALQAAHLERSALRAPFSGVIAEINGEIGEYVTPSPPGVPTPPAVDLIDDSCLYVRAPIDEVDTARIKVGMPARVTLDAFRGRALLAVVTRVAPYVQEYEKQARTVDVEVEISEFPEDMNLLVGYSADIEIIIDSRDNVLRIPTEMILEGDAVLKFDPNDHSLHKVTFQGGIGNWVYTEVVSGLNEGDRVLSALDQEGAEDGVQVRPQP
- a CDS encoding ABC transporter ATP-binding protein produces the protein MSVANRSATSSSPSKPAEPVVALHEINRHFQLGEQTVKALDAVSLELLAGDYVSVMGPSGSGKSTLLNILGLLDRPDAGAYLLNGEPTQYLNEEKRARLRQQNIGFVFQSYHLIPRMSARENIELPLILAGAAPKERARMVSEMLERLGLTARASHLPNQLSGGQRQRVAIGRAIIMKPKLLLADEPTGNLDTQSGADVVTLLEELNAQDITLVVVTHDVELGKRAKRQLRMVDGRIQSDLRQNGVSD
- a CDS encoding ABC transporter permease, which translates into the protein MRAVDLARFNIQVMIGHRFRTLMLMIALIIGVAAVNLLTGLGEGARLFVLGEFSFLGKNTLIIMPGKKETTGGMPPITGEAPRDLTLEDMQALKRLSAINRTAPLIAGMAELSYQSRLRESFVVGTTHDFFAIRKLSLLQGRALPTGDPTFADAVCVLGQTLKRELFGPEPALGQWVRAGDRRFRVIGILESKGVAMGLNFDEAMLIPVASAQMLFNQEGLFRLFAEVRSERELTPTRNAILSIIKERHDGEEDVTLITQDALLSSFDEILRTLTLAVGGIAGISLAVAGVLIMNVMLISVSQRTAEIGLLKALGASAATVRRLFLSEALLLAIIGSLIGLLISESLLAAGRLLYDQIPLGSPLWVKLAAVGVAIVTALLFAYLPARKAAALAPVEALTHKQGP
- a CDS encoding ABC transporter permease; translation: MKAPDLLKMVTRTISFGRTRAVLTSLGITIGIAAVALLTSIGEGVRSYVMDEFSQFGARIIAINPGKNVTGGMGGILSTVRPLSLQDAEALRQAPYVEYVVPVVQGAGAIEYKQRTRNVDIFGVSADMPAAWRFAVAQGRFLPRNNDARSSPYAVIGHKVKQELFQGESPLGQLIRIGGMRFRVIGVIEPKGDMLGFDLDDTAYIPADLALDLFNREGLMEIDVIFSPATDSTYMSALIKKMLIQRHGREDFTLITQDQMLTSLNSILSVLTLAVGLLGSISLLVGGVGILTTMTTSVRERTSEIGLLRALGATRAQVLSLFLAEAVTLSTIGGICGLLLMGGVTALTFLFAPEFPIRPHAPFLLIALLLSSLIGLIAGVVPALQASRLNPIDALRTE
- a CDS encoding ABC transporter substrate-binding protein, with product MKLIIVGIAFFACQVAWAAGPLKVIFPASESLQDTRFIDLVEMLKVSLDKTVDQYGPYSLEETPLAMSEARYLAELDRGSSVLNVAWSSTSDEKERLMRPIRIPLRKGLLGYRISLITEETQAKFDALENLSDLRLLSIGQGLGWGDIQVYEKNGFQVVTASSYEGLFKMLAQRRFDHFPRGVNEIFAEYQARRDYLSQIQIEQRTLIYYPWPYYFFVSRQNAKLAERIERGLNIMIADKTFDQIFLKHHGDSINKAHLSERRAFVIKNPFLPKETPVRRKELWYDPLDLMSQI